In Pyrus communis chromosome 15, drPyrComm1.1, whole genome shotgun sequence, the genomic stretch GAGTTTCGAACCTGGAAAGCATGAGTAAAAATCCAATACTCTATCCATTAAGATATTGAACCATATGCTTTTGTAACaacttattaatttatttccaCTCCCAAAAAATACAACGGATTACAATTGTGACTGCTTATAGTCAATGTCCGATGACCTCGTCTTCCTTTCTCCACCGTTATAATTCAATCTCCATGTGTTCAGTGATACCTGCAGTTCATTCATCCAAccatcacttaaacaatgtgcaCCATGTAATGTTATAGACTAAAAATGATATCCCTTATAACCTCTTCCATTGGGAAGTGGGCAATTCGAACTTTTAACCCCTCTTGCAATATTACGAAGAGGATAATTATACTAGATTAATAGCTAGTTGAAACTTTTAGATATATTGGATTAGTACATAtttgaatgaaaattcaaaaatattacaataatttaaggaaTAAAAGAGTTTCGAACTCGGAATGCATGACATAATATCATAATATTTAAGACAAATTAAGCACGCAAGAAACCAAGAGTAACCAATAAAATAGAATCACACCATTAGTCTTAACTGTTTTGATATTAGGTTGATACGAACATCCACCACTTGTACAGAGCAAACCCATAAACTGTGGCATAAGCAACCAATCTCATGGGATACTTTCTAAATCTGCAAAAGGGAGAATTCGTCAGAACTCAGGACTGCCTTATAACTTTCCACGCAATccttaaactaattaatttacGTTATGATTTTCTTGAAGGTTtatgaattgagcacacgcgaACCCTAAATCTCGTTCGATGTTTTTCACTCGTGCAAAATTATTTACATGCACGGCTACAATACAATGTTAATCAACCACTAGCCCCAAAAGAGAAATATAGTTTCATACTCGCCATCTACAAGTTTTGAATCTAAGATTCTTACttacaaagtaaaaaaaaaaaaaatatcattagacctTAGTATTAAGTGACACATGAAACGGTCCTATTAAATTTATACAAGTCTAGTTAGTATAATGTTTAATGAGGTTGGATAACCAATAAATTTTAGAAGGATTGACCTTTACTATTGACCTAAAAAGTAAACAATTCTTGGTAGTAGGCTAAAACGAGTGGTTAATTAGCACAGTATAATATTATacaaataaaagagaaattaaattgGGCAAATTTGGGGCTATAAATAAGCGGAGTCAAATTGAATATCACTCTACTTAAGCCTTAATTGTTTAAACTTTTTTGAGCTCAAGCAAGGCTTGACTTGCTTCTTAAACAAGCCGAGCTCGAGCAAGCTTAAAATTTCAAGCTTGATACCATACTCAAgctattttgaattatttactATAATGTGTTGGTCCCTTCTTGTTAAAAAATTTGCAACATAAGaacatctccaaaggagatgccaAAATATACACATGAGctataatagtaaaaaaaaataccacaCTAATATTCTCCAACCGAAGTGCCAAATTCTATGTGGCGATGACATGGATTGGCAGTAAAAGAGGTTGctgtcaaatattttttttattaattattaaatgtattttattaattttcaattagtttaatcatttattatatttaatattgagTTGACCGATGCAATTATcctacttttttcttcttttcaatcaAGGAAGGTGAATAGATTactaattaaactttaaatgtcctttattaaattttaattagtttaataatttattttataaaataataatttaataatttaatttgacatatcggttagagaataaaactttaaaatatgtCAAGTTGCCACATAAactgtcaaaatttaaattttacgttcaaaatttgacatctcctttgaagatggtctaacATCACATTTCCATAGTAAAATACATTAAATATCAACAATATACACAAAATATTCaaacatagttttttttttaatttttttaacaagatTCAAACATAGTACTCTAAGATAGGGAAGTTTAatttgaaacaaaagaaaaccaagGGGACTTAATGTCTTCAACAAAAGTCAAATTCAAGATAGGCAATCTAAACTTAGAAAGACATGAACATTACtcttgaaaaacaaaatatcaatCATGATCTTTCATAACTTCTCATATAGAAAATTTAGCTCGATTTATCTGGTGAAAACATATGAGCTATTTACGAGTTTTATGAATGGAACATATCAATTTTCAAGCTTAGCTTCTTGTTATTGAGCCGAACATAACCTTGACTTGCTTTTTTTACGAGCTGAGCTTCGATGAGCCAACACGAGCCAAACCTAATGCAAGCTCAAGTTGCTTCGAGCTGAATTTACAGCTCTAGCTAGGCGAATTCCCGTTCGGCATGGAGATTAACTACAACCTGAATAACCAACTAGTTCTTAATTTGGTAATACGTTAATTCAATTCGCCTGCCGGCCTGATTTCGCCTAATGAACTATATCGTTCTGTCAAATAGTCATTTTCTTGATATTCTTAACGACTTCAAGTACAGGACCTTTGCATCAGCCAAAGCATAGAACACCAATACGTATGAACACAAATACGCATGTATCAGTCAATTCCTAGctaatttttttctctctcagcAATATCAAAACATTAATTAGAAACGCcgcaaaaatcccaaaaattcaacTAACCTTGTTATTAATCCAGATCTTTGAGCAATTTCATAGGCTCTCTCCTCGAAGGAAACCGGAGAGGTCCACCGCGAGAAGTCGCGGTCAAAGTAACCCCAATCAGGCAAAAGCAGCCCAGCAATTCCCAGCACACCAACCACGTACGTTAACATCATCTTCTTGAACGATTGAGTATATATTCCAACAACCGCCATAATTACAGCTAACCAAACAAGTGAAGACCTGAAAACGGCATCGTTTGCCATGGGAATACTTAGTGACAGAGACCAGAGAAAAGCTTACTGAAAACGACAGGGACGAAGGTGAAGAAGATGGATGGAAGTAGTAGGAAGAAGGACTAGTGTGGTGGTGGGGATGGAGAAAGTGGGAATAATCAGGTTGTGGAGACGGCCATGCTACAGCAAAAAACTGAACCGAATGAAATTGAACCCGCCCTTGTTTTGAGGATTTGCTTCACAAAATTAAGTGCAGAGAAGTGGTTAGAAAAGGCTTTCAATGTGAGCCCAACTGTTATTGtaaatgcatttatgttgttgtcACTCTTTCTTGCCATCTATGCTTTTGCTTACCTGTGAAATGCATGGGGAACGCCACGTAATCCCCAAGTTTTACACGGTTGATCATGTAACCATGTTATCATttagtactatgatctagtGGTATTTATCCCTTGTAAATGAAAAGTTCTAAGTTAGAATTTTATGGACTACGAGTTCGATACTAAAATATTCTCTCACTCCTTAGTTTAAATATATCATTgtctaaataaaaataaataaacagtaGGCGAGTTTATGATTTTAACCTAAACCAATTCGGTTCttggttttgtcatttgaatacTAAATTGGATCCTTATGTGTCACTTTTATCTAAggtatttctctttctttttttagtaAAAGTTCCTAGGTTCGAATTTTGTGAATGAAGAGGtcgatatttatttattatggtTGGTTCATCGTATGGCTTAGCCCAAATCATATaacaatttcgtttttagttttcaaatttcattcacttttttctaaaactaaaaaattatgtGATAATATTTTTTAGTTTCAAAAAGATAAAAACCAAAAGCTACTTTTCCGCATTTTCAAAATTtgcttgattttgatttttaaaataaaaactaaaaacaaagggACTGTTTGATAACacttcatttttagttttcacttttttgaaaactgaaaaaatcttttatttttttttatttttttagctaATGAAAACTAATATCTTGTTTGATGACTgcttttaattttcagtttttaaaaactgaaaattgaaacccaaaaagtgaaaactcaaggtaattttgaaaattcaagaaaatgttgcagtcctattagattaggaatgtgactatgtaaatcctagtgtatctagggatatctttgaatattccttttagtagttaatatcctattagagttgtaatcttaTAATGGTAATGAtttaacctatcctactactaaaaataaaggcacaatggggtgatacaacacacatctcagaattacatctctctcttctttctctcttgcCGCCaaccctctccctctctagtcctaaatacagttcagtaaattaggcttacaacacgttattagcACGTTCTTACCAGAAAATAAGGAATTGAAGGATCTTAGAGGAGGCTTTCTTCTACAACATCAAAGGCTTtcaattatttcttttcttttaaccGTTGAATATCTTTCATAGTCCTGACGCACTTACACTTGGGTTCCTGAAGCAATCCACAAATTCACTGcactttattgtatattgtattttgtGTTCTTGCAAGCACCCCTATATATGAACCAAACGTTCATAACTAAATcaaacctgtagtttcaaatttagtgcctttgaaacccgcagtttttattcaaaacttaccacatgaaacccgtagctttcatgcttaaattaaaccaatacatgtctatagaacctgCATGGtctacgatatatgtctatggtTTTCCATACGACTAACCACATCTTAATGTACCCtctgttttagggacatgtcgaacttgaacaagctcgatcTCACCGCTTTGGaagtctctggaagaaactatctAAAGTGGattcaagacgtgaagctccatGACAAAGAGTCTTAgagcttgataggagcatatttatgcgacttagttagcttgttttcttgcatttacatagctgatttctacttattagagtgttttagactatttttgtgtgttttcaggtttaaatgacaaagttggcaagaaagtgcaatttggagcattttagagcatttttgggcttggaatggatagcacatgcatggagcaagatAGATGGATGTttttgaagattaaaagaggctaggaatgtgctcaTGAGTTAAAGAAATTAATTGAAGATCAAAGAAGATAGGGAATCAACTAAAAGAAGGGaatattatccaaaaccttattcGTTCCTGTTTTATCTCAACATTATTCTAAACTTATCTACCTTAATTCCGGCTACAAGGAGGACATCTAAATGACATTAGGATACCTACAAatcaggtttctagaagccaaAGCCCTATCCCTAAATCTATGCCGCATACATCCTTTCTAGAAGCCATGTTACCTGCCGCAAGCATCATTCCTTTTCCTCCctggaatttgaatgaaaagtgtcatttttccttgttgatttggagtcctaattcccctCCTTTTCAGCCTTTGTCGTGTCTTCccttctccctataaataccttgtGCCGCATCAATCATAAATCACCCATCTCTCACATCAATTCGCACCACACATCCATCATACACATAAATCTCTCTAGTGCCGCAACCTTGCAAGGAGAAAGGAAAGGAGACCCTTAGAGCCATGCcctgccattcaagcttggattgctggaacgttcttaggtgtattctatcttttgttttcaatgtttaatttaagttatccttgtttaagtgcgaacatgaggagctaaattcattttagctagaggtggattcaaagccatgaacatatatgtgatatgaattgatttcctccagttattgtttcgtaaaacataaatgcaatttacttatctatttgattgataacttattcttgcatgcatgaatttgatgctaaaatataagggaatttcacctaatcgttatgaccttatatttataagaagtggaagtcactagtcatgattgtgttaagtgaatccatggcaggagtatcatgcatttcatagttacgaatgccttgtcaatgtttatgattttcatagaaattaatgatctttgatatgtatctctatcatgttgttcatatagggaacttgatgagaataatttgattgcgtcgctgagtccaattcaatgaaattaggaaaatctgagagttaatttgtgcagttcatggttaacttggggcattgtcatttatggtttataggaataataactagaaatcgatttgtatgcatatgtgtcatgtgtggagatgaaccctctagctagccattcatccattaaaacacccaatttcgtccaaagttgtttagagtctttaaatctgtttgcttttactttaaattcgtcaaaaaccacttccccttttatatttcgtgtattttagttagaatatgttcaAATTGGTTtcattttagtgttttgagtcaagttaagttaaaattcgtccaaatcactccttagtgcttgttttgggttatttgagtcagttttgtgttatttgagttggtttagcttgttttgagttgtttaagtttagttttctatttttgagtctaggttagtgatttagagtttaatttgtgtagaTTAACGTCCCTTcaaatccccggcctagaacgatccctactttcatatactacaactatctaaaaagggtttaatttgtgtgctagtttATATCACATTAGAGCTATTATCAAGGAAACTACCGACGATGAACCCGTCGACGAAGCTCAGAAAGTTactgctatgatcttcatccgaagacacaTCCCTGATGCACTGCAGTCTGAGTACCTCGCAGAGGATGATCCATGTACCATCTGGCTCATTCTAACTAATCGCttcgatcaccagaaagacatttACTTGCCTAAAGCAAGACACAACTGGCAGCATTTacacttccaagactttaagtttgtgaatgaatacaactctgaagtttgtagaatccaaTCACTACTTAAGTTTTGTAAAGATGACTTAACTGAACATGATCTCCTGGAGAATACCTATGTGACCTtcaatgccaccaatattgtcctacagcaacaatatagggcacaaaagtacaccaaatttttggatttgatatttgttttacttctcgttgaaaagaagaactagcttttgatgaagaatcatcaagctagATTGACTAGGTGGAATGCTCCGCCTAAAGCGTATGCGACTAATTTTAGCAGCCATAACCGACAGAAACCTCGTCGTGGCAGTGGAAAAGGGCAGCAAGCTCCATCACGGGCCCAAGGTCAACAAAAAAAAGGCATACCCAAGGGAGAAAATTTGACCTAGAAGAGCCAAACCCTTTCCTCTAAAGCCCCAAACTAAAAGAACAAAGGAAAAACTACCATTCAATCAGCTTCCACTGAACTAGACATGTGCTACCACTATAGATCAAATGATCATTGGTCACACTTATGCTGAGCTACCCCCgaggctattgccaagtatcattcccgtcGTGAGACTAACTTTGTGCATGTAGAACATCCCAAAGATGTTATTACAACTCTGGAGGTTTCAGAATTTCAGGAGGCATCTGCTCTCATCGaagaataaagttttatttttctaagacATGTTAGTGTGTTTTTAcacccctagtggccgaacccaccccaccccccccccccccccccccccccaaaaaaaaaaatttaggtttacgtttaatttttggacaatttttctaagtctttggaattatttgtttggattggtttgttttgaattatggataattattttatggacattatttcttgaattgattaattgaatgaatggaattatatttatgcatgtgatcaattcaattaatttatttctaggtatgattagttgggaagttagttgtctggctaATAATGCCACCACACACATCAGATTGCGTGAGGAGcactatttcactaacttcgtaCCTAAAAATGGACATCTTACAACTCTCTCAGGAccatccaacctgatagaaTGATATAGAAAGGCCCATGTTATGTTGTCTAATGTTACtaaattaaccattaaagaggcactttattctccacgttccggaagaatgttgctgagttttagagatattcgagataatcaatatcatgttgaaacctGTGAAGAaaatggttctgaatttctttatATCACTTTTTATGAATATGGCCGCAAGCATATTCGCGAGAAGCTGGAACCTCTCCCGAGTGGGTTGTATATAACAACCATTTGATCGGTAGATACCAATCACGTGGTCGGCCCTATGGCTGTGTTCCAGAGCACTTTCCTGATTTGGCATGATCGAATGAGACACCCTGGACGAGATATGATGCGATGTATCCTCAAAGTATCACATGGGCATCACTTAAAATCTTATCTTGGCCATCTGCTTTGCAAAGCATGCTCCCTGGGGAAGTTGAACATTTTGCCCTCACTTACAAGGATTATTCACAGACGCccctaagtttcttcagaggatttaaagggatatttgtggacttatccaaccaacatgcagACAATTTAGATACttcatggtgttggttgatgcatcaacTCGATGGTCACTTGTCTGCTTATTGTCCACACATAATGCTGCATTTGCAAAATTCCTAGCATAAATTATTAAGCTTAGGGCCCACCACCCTAATTATCTGATTAAGTCGATTTGACTAGATAATGTTGTAGGGTTTACGCCACAAATTTTTTACGATTATTGCATCTCTGTTGGGATTAAAGTTGAAAATCATGTAcctcatgttcacacccaaaacgacctggcagaagctttcataaagcgcccTTAAATGATAGCTCGAACTTTGGTTATGAGAACCAACTTGCTAGTATCTGcctggggctatgcaatattgcacgtaATTATGCTGGTCCACCTGAGGCCCACCGCTACCCAACCTCATtcaccgttacagttggttactggatacAAGTCTGACGTCTCGCATTTACGTGTGTTTGGGTGCGCAGTCTATGTGCCAATAGCGCCGCCATTATGTACCAAAATAGGTCCTCAGAGAAAAATGGTAATCTATGTCAGTTATAATTCACTATCAATTATTTACTACTTAGAGGCCTTGACAAgagatctctttaccgcacGTTTTGCAGATTGTCACTTCGATGAGACAGTCTTGCCatcattagggggagataaTATCACTAACGTTCTTGTAGAACGCCGCGAATTGTAGTGGaatactcccactatgtctcatttagatcctcgTATATCTTAGTCTGAAACTAAAGTGTGATGTATTCTACATCTTCATAGTATCACTCAAAGCATGTTGGATGCATTTACTGATCTAAAAAAGGTAACGATATCACATATACCCGTTGCAAACGCACCTGCAAGGATGGACGTACTCAACGTACGTTGTACCATCGCCTTGGAAGGCCGGACCGTCCCCAAGAGTGGGGTGGTTGTACCCCCACGTGGCCCGGTACACTAACGATTAGCCAATCATCTACTTCTACCCTGAAACGTGGCAAACCccctggttcaaaggattcataaCCCTAGAAGAGGAAAATGGCATAAGCTAGTAACCCTAGTTTGAATCTGACCGTTGCTTATTCATCTgttccaacgcatgaggttattctagattacagtGATGTCTTAGATGAGACAAACTAGTCTCCCAAGAATCATGAGATTTTGGTCCATTACGCAGctttggatgaggtttggaattaGATTGAGATGATTGTTGATGATGCATTTGCGTATATAGTTACTTCTGACATCATGTTTAGCTATGACATGGAACCACATTCCGTTAATGAATGTTGACGTATAACGGATTTGTCAAACGGGAAATAAGCAATCCAGGccgaactcgat encodes the following:
- the LOC137718805 gene encoding signal peptidase complex-like protein DTM1; translated protein: MANDAVFRSSLVWLAVIMAVVGIYTQSFKKMMLTYVVGVLGIAGLLLPDWGYFDRDFSRWTSPVSFEERAYEIAQRSGLITRFRKYPMRLVAYATVYGFALYKWWMFVST